In one Culex quinquefasciatus strain JHB chromosome 2, VPISU_Cqui_1.0_pri_paternal, whole genome shotgun sequence genomic region, the following are encoded:
- the LOC6037096 gene encoding reticulon-4-interacting protein 1 homolog, mitochondrial, with protein MFPKSCVVCATGVARQVWGRFASTATGSVPSCSRKLRPVSKMSGWQIHSYGALDEIQYSDSLKMPVLRSPNQVLVKVTASSVNPIDVAMIKGYGATVLNAMRCKDGIEFPLTLGRDFCGEIVQKGLGLSSRDLDIGDEVWGVVPLQNQGSHAEYVVVDRYCVSKKPDNLSKIDASAVLYAGLTAWSALYLTGHLGNLMGAISPVGGGRGKKVLVLGATGGVGTLAVQMLVAEGVEVYATCSTDAVEMVQHLGVDYVLDYNDPAHVQQLASVGRFDIILDCAGKGTDYAGAVPWRFEQYITLNSPVLKNIDESGFATGMYQNAVSLVRNNVASVSGQNGLVKWGYFVPAPQGIAYLQKLVEKGKLLPIVEKVFPFEQMLEAYSRVDAKHLRGKIVIDY; from the exons ATGTTTCCGAAAAGCTGCGTCGTCTGTGCCACCGGAGTGGCCCGGCAGGTGTGGGGCCGATTCGCGTCCACCGCAACGGGATCGGTGCCGTCGTGCAGCAGAAAATTGCGCCCGGTCAGTAAGATGAGTGGCTGGCAGATCCATTCGTACGGCGCCCTGGACGAGATCCAGTACAGCGACAGTCTGAAGATGCCGGTTCTGAGATCTCCCAACCAGGTGCTAGTCAAAGTGACCGCTTCGTCCGTAAATCCGATAGACGTTGCCATGATTA AGGGCTACGGAGCGACCGTGTTAAACGCCATGCGTTGCAAGGATGGAATCGAGTTTCCGCTAACGTTGGGGCGGGATTTTTGCGGCGAAATAGTTCAGAAAGGGCTAGGCCTGTCGAGCAGGGATTTGGACATAGGTGACGAGGTGTGGGGCGTTGTTCCACTGCAGAACCAAGGAAGTCACGCCGAGTACGTCGTGGTAGATCGATACTGC GTCTCGAAAAAGCCAGATAATCTCAGCAAAATTGACGCCAGTGCGGTTCTGTACGCAGGTCTGACGGCTTGGTCGGCACTGTACCTGACGGGACACCTCGGTAATCTGATGGGTGCCATTTCACCGGTTGGTGGAGGCCGCGGCAAGAAAGTGCTCGTGCTGGGAGCGACCGGTGGCGTCGGCACGCTGGCCGTGCAGATGCTCGTAGCCGAGGGCGTAGAAGTGTACGCCACATGCTCGACGGATGCCGTCGAGATGGTTCAGCACTTGGGCGTTGATTATGTGCTCGATTACAACGATCCGGCGCACGTGCAGCAGCTGGCGAGTGTCGGAAG ATTCGACATCATTCTGGACTGCGCCGGAAAGGGCACCGACTACGCTGGGGCCGTTCCGTGGCGCTTTGAGCAGTACATCACGCTGAATTCACCCGTGCTGAAGAACATCGACGAGAGTGGATTCGCCACCGGAATGTACCAGAATGCGGTCAGCTTGGTGCGCAACAACGTCGCCTCCGTGAGCGGCCAGAACGGACTAGTCAAGTGGGGTTACTTTGTGCCAGCGCCGCAGGGTATCGCCTATCTGCAAAAGCTAGTCGAAAAGGGAAAGCTGCTCCCGATTGTGGAAAAGGTTTTCCCGTTCGAGCAAATGCTCGAAGCGTACTCGCGCGTTGACGCGAAGCACCTTCGGGGCAAAATTGTGATAGATTATTAG